One Desulfitibacter sp. BRH_c19 genomic region harbors:
- a CDS encoding GTP-sensing transcriptional pleiotropic repressor CodY, with translation MKSLLEKTRNINRLLQKTAGNPVDFDEIAQVLCQEIDANCYIVSRHGKILGHAFIEGFACEIMENIVYRSERFPETYNDELLRINETKGNFSQNENSCVFNSAGQVCLFNSKLSTIVPIIGGGQRLGTLVLAKFNNEFTSEDLILAEYGATVVGMEVLRSKAERIEDEARKRASVHIALGTLSYSELEAVEHIFAELDGDEGVLVASKIADRAGITRSVIVNALRKFESAGVIESKSLGMKGTYIRVLNENLLDELAKIRN, from the coding sequence ATGAAATCGTTATTAGAGAAAACAAGAAACATCAATAGATTATTACAAAAAACAGCAGGTAACCCTGTAGATTTTGACGAGATTGCTCAAGTTTTATGCCAGGAGATTGATGCCAACTGTTATATAGTTAGTAGACATGGCAAAATCCTTGGACATGCTTTTATTGAAGGCTTTGCATGTGAAATCATGGAAAACATAGTATATCGGTCTGAAAGATTCCCAGAAACATACAATGATGAACTTTTGAGAATTAATGAAACTAAAGGTAACTTTAGCCAAAATGAAAATTCATGTGTTTTTAATAGCGCAGGTCAAGTGTGTTTGTTTAATAGTAAATTATCCACAATTGTACCTATTATTGGGGGAGGTCAGCGTTTAGGCACCCTAGTACTTGCTAAGTTTAACAATGAGTTTACAAGTGAAGACTTAATACTAGCAGAATATGGTGCAACTGTGGTTGGCATGGAAGTGCTGAGGTCAAAAGCTGAGAGGATTGAAGATGAGGCTCGAAAAAGGGCATCTGTTCATATTGCGCTAGGTACCCTTTCTTATTCAGAACTAGAGGCAGTAGAGCATATTTTTGCCGAATTAGATGGTGATGAAGGAGTTTTAGTTGCTAGTAAAATTGCAGACAGAGCAGGCATAACAAGATCAGTGATTGTAAATGCATTAAGGAAATTTGAAAGTGCAGGTGTTATTGAATCAAAATCGCTTGGTATGAAAGGAACCTATATTAGAGTCCTAAATGAAAATTTACTGGATGAATTAGCAAAAATAAGAAACTAA
- a CDS encoding Clp protease has translation MNYLTPREIVIHLDKYIVGQKDAKKAVAIALRNRYRRKQVEQELQEEIFPKNIIMIGPTGVGKTEIARRLAKLVNAPFIKIEATKFTEVGYVGRDVESIVRDLVETSIRMIKTSKRDTVEQQAGKAVEDRILDILMPLPKKTKNNKNPLELLFGTDSSSSDAEVLEQDLKTKTDRIKEQREIIRNKLKRLELEDELVEIEVQDNASPTLEIFSGSGMEEMGINFQDMLGGILPKKNKKKRLPIKEAKKILLQQEADKLIDMDEVIGAAINIAEQEGIVFLDEIDKIAVQESGHGPDVSRGGVQRDILPIVEGSTVMTKHGPVKTDHVLFIAAGAFHTSKPSDLIPELQGRFPIRVELQSLSKDDFKEILTEPKNSLIKQYTALLETEGIKIVFLEEAITTIAEIAYTVNSQTENIGARRLHTILEKLLEDLFFDAPEIEQKTITIDKKNVEDKLNNIVQDQDLSRYIL, from the coding sequence TTGAATTATTTAACTCCTAGAGAAATAGTTATTCATTTAGATAAATATATAGTTGGTCAAAAGGATGCAAAAAAAGCTGTAGCAATTGCATTAAGAAATAGATATAGACGTAAACAGGTAGAGCAAGAGCTCCAAGAGGAGATTTTCCCGAAGAATATAATAATGATTGGACCAACGGGTGTTGGAAAAACTGAAATAGCTCGGAGACTTGCTAAATTGGTTAATGCACCCTTCATAAAAATTGAAGCTACAAAGTTTACCGAAGTAGGCTATGTTGGAAGAGACGTAGAATCCATAGTTAGAGATTTAGTAGAAACCTCTATTAGAATGATTAAAACCTCAAAAAGGGATACAGTAGAACAACAAGCAGGAAAAGCAGTTGAGGATAGAATTCTAGACATCCTAATGCCTTTACCGAAAAAAACTAAAAATAATAAAAACCCGCTAGAATTGTTGTTTGGAACTGATTCTTCTTCTTCCGATGCAGAGGTTTTAGAACAGGATCTAAAGACAAAAACTGATAGAATAAAAGAACAGAGAGAAATAATCAGAAATAAGCTTAAACGCCTGGAATTAGAAGATGAATTGGTTGAAATTGAAGTTCAAGATAATGCATCACCTACTTTAGAAATATTTTCTGGTTCTGGCATGGAAGAAATGGGAATTAATTTTCAAGACATGTTAGGAGGTATTTTACCCAAAAAAAATAAGAAGAAGAGACTGCCAATTAAAGAAGCAAAAAAAATATTGCTTCAACAAGAAGCAGATAAACTAATTGATATGGATGAAGTTATAGGTGCTGCTATTAATATTGCAGAACAAGAAGGCATAGTTTTCTTAGATGAAATTGATAAAATTGCAGTACAGGAAAGTGGACATGGGCCAGATGTTTCTAGGGGTGGTGTACAAAGAGACATCCTTCCTATAGTTGAAGGTTCTACTGTGATGACAAAGCATGGGCCGGTAAAAACCGATCACGTATTATTTATTGCTGCAGGAGCGTTCCATACAAGTAAACCTTCGGATCTAATTCCAGAATTGCAGGGAAGATTCCCAATTAGAGTTGAGTTGCAAAGTTTGTCAAAGGATGACTTTAAGGAAATCCTTACTGAACCCAAAAATTCCCTTATCAAACAATATACAGCATTATTAGAAACAGAAGGAATAAAAATTGTTTTTCTAGAAGAAGCTATAACTACAATAGCAGAGATCGCCTATACAGTTAATTCACAGACAGAAAATATAGGTGCACGCCGGTTGCATACCATATTAGAAAAACTTTTAGAGGATCTATTTTTTGATGCCCCCGAAATCGAACAAAAGACTATTACTATAGACAAAAAAAATGTTGAAGATAAATTAAATAATATAGTACAAGATCAGGATTTGAGTCGCTATATACTTTAA
- a CDS encoding ATP-dependent protease subunit HslV (heat shock protein involved in degradation of misfolded proteins), with the protein MFHATTIVAVKVGNKLAVGGDGQVTFGDKTVMKHKAKKVRRLFNGKVLAGFAGSVADAFTLFDKFEKKLEQYHGNIQRAAVELAKEWRSDRILQKLEALLVVGNYEQLIIISGNGEIIEPDDNIAAIGSGGPYALAAAKALANHTNLSPEEIVNESLKIASSICVFTNNNITIEVM; encoded by the coding sequence ATGTTTCATGCGACAACTATAGTAGCCGTAAAAGTGGGAAACAAACTGGCAGTTGGTGGTGATGGGCAAGTTACCTTTGGAGATAAAACTGTCATGAAGCATAAAGCAAAAAAGGTTAGGAGATTGTTTAATGGCAAAGTATTAGCAGGATTCGCTGGATCTGTTGCAGATGCATTTACTTTGTTTGATAAATTTGAAAAAAAGTTAGAGCAATACCATGGGAATATTCAAAGAGCTGCAGTAGAATTAGCAAAAGAGTGGCGTTCAGATAGAATATTGCAAAAACTGGAAGCATTGCTTGTGGTAGGAAATTATGAACAACTTATTATAATTTCGGGAAATGGCGAAATAATTGAACCAGATGATAATATAGCAGCCATAGGTTCTGGAGGACCCTACGCTTTAGCAGCGGCTAAAGCTTTAGCAAATCACACAAATTTATCCCCTGAGGAGATAGTTAATGAATCATTGAAGATTGCTTCATCAATTTGTGTTTTCACAAATAACAATATAACAATTGAAGTCATGTAG